In the Colletotrichum lupini chromosome 4, complete sequence genome, GCCTCGGGTAGGTGGCACAGAATACGGCATTTACGGTGCGCGGACGTTCAGGCTTCAGCAACAAGAAGGCTGACAATTTTGACTGCAGAAGATGTTCGTACTAGAACGGACGTCGCCCGACTCGAGCCTCAGGATGTGTGCTACCTTTCATAGTATCGTAATGGGGGCAGCAGTTGGAGTAGTTGGAGCCTTTGATGGGGCCCGATGTCACGTTGATGATGTGAGCGGGTTGTTGTTGAGGTTTCCTGTCCTAAATGGGCAAAATTCCACAGTCTCTTGACTGATGGCCATGGGTACGCATACCGGGGCCAAAGACTGGCAGAGAACCCAGAAGGTATGTGTGTCCCTTGAAAGGAGATGGAACAGCTGGCTCTAATAACTCCGTACAACTCGTTTCTGGAGGGTCGGGAAGATCAGCGCCAGGAAGGCTGATTTGACTCTGACTCAAAGTCGCACATGGCACTTGGCGCGCATCAGCTTTTGTCGAGAGTGCAGAGgcaacgagacgtcgagggtGCGAAGCTTTCCACCCGCCTGCCTCGCTTTGGAGTTGAAAGAGGAGGTTGAGAGAGAAGTCTTCGAACAATAGGTGGGCGGAAAAGTGGGAGCTAAGCACCCAAGGTAAGTGAGGTACAGACTCGGTCGGCAGCCAGCAACCAGTCGACGGGACGGCCGCCTCAGGTCGTGCTGGAGAAGCCCttggtagtaataatagaacaGAGAACCTTTAATCCTCATCGAGATGTTTAGATGTTAGTGTAGATACATGGGATACCAAGCCAAGGCAAGCCAAAGTCAAGTACCTTTTTCGCACTTGAGCCAACACCTAGCTAAGCAGCACCGGTCCCCTTTGTCGCTCCGGTGGCAGCCTGTCAGGTAGGTACCTACGTAGTACGCTCTTACGGCATGCTTAATGATACGGTGCAATTCGCAAGGCCTCGTCGTGTCTCCAGCTAAGGTACCTAGCCTGCCCCTTTTGAAGGAAACGGGAAGCAGGCCACCGTGCATAGCGATATACCGAAGAGTGACACAGTTTGAAAGGTCGTGGCCCACGTGGCGTCGAGTACTCTCAATGTCCCGCCTGATGTCCGAGAATCCTAGGTGCCTTCCATTCTCTCCTTTCCCCCACCCACCGTCGCGAAGAAAGCGCCTGCAGCCTCCCCGTGCTCCTCTGAAAAAGTTTCCCCTTCTGCTTGGATGCTGGGCTCTCCCCTACTCAGCCCTTGCACCCCCATCCATAAGCGAGCGGAAACTCAAGCTGCACGACATCCCATTGGCCCAACATCAGCTAAGAACAGGCCCCTAGACGCAAGTGCAGAGTGCAGATGTGCAGGGCAGGTTGCAGGGCGGGCTAAAGCAGTCAAGTTGGTGGGCGGAGAACAGGCCAGCGCAGCGACCCAGCGGAGCCAGTCAGTGCAGGAACAGGAGCCCCCCGAAACGATGGAGAGAGAGACTACGAGTGCCCAGGTAGGCTGTAGCCCAATGGCAGAAGGTACTTGGTAGCTAGCACTGGGCTGCAACATTTTTAGGTGCACTTTACCAGGTTCCGCCGTTACTCCTGCATTTTGGAGGTGAATTCCATCAGCCCAGCAGCATTGGTCCAATgtctttttttccccttccGCCCCCTTCCCCATCGCTTCCCAATCCCAAGAGTGGCATTTCTCCCAAAACCTCCTTTCTACAACggcggagagagagaggtaaCGAAGTGACCGACACACTCTCGGAAAGACCACTCTAGCCAGgcattcttttctttcgctGCATCACCAGCTTCCTGTCCAACTTCGACCCTCCTTCGCTTTGCGATCGCCGTATCTATCAGCAGACACCTGACTGCGTCTTCCTGGCCCGAGAgcctaaagtaataataaaccgacCACGGACAGAAAAGATACGGCAATCCGAAGGGGAAAACGCCTAAGAAggaccaaaaaaaaaaaaaaaaagagtaatcaAACCCCTAAAAATCCGACGAGCCAACCCCCGTCAGCAACAGCTCTGCGTACGCGCGGAGTCAACATCGTCCCGTCTCGCCCAACACCCAGCCTCCTTTCGTTTCTCACCCCTCGCTCCCTTACCACCTTACTCGCTTCACTGCGCCGACGAGGAGGACCgcaataaaaaaaaaagacgaggtCGAACATCGCAGGACGCTCCTCGCCTCAGCAACGCGCGCTACCCCGGGCACACTCCACCGATGCGAACCCAGCCATCCGCACACTCGAGCGTCGACTCCCTTTCCCGTTCCTGCGTATCTGCTGCGTTCCTGCATCCGCTGCATCTCCATCGCGCCTCACCCGACTCGGCTTCACAGCGAACTGGCGATAGCACCCACTACCCGCATCATCGACTCCACGACTAACGTGCGACTTGAGCGACTTTTTCCATTATCCTGACGCCCCTAAACAACTTGTTCAACCAACGACCGAAACGATTTAATTGATACCCTCCAAAATTCCGGGCGCTCTGGATACAACTTACGAGCAAGTCTCTTTGCAACTGCCGCTCAGCGTGCAGGCCTCGATTTGATTCGCCATGGCTTTTCTTTTCAAGTCCAAGAAGAATCAGGATCGAGCTCTTGCAAGCCGCGATGGAAACTCTGGCGGCTCGCAGGGTTCAATCCAGAGTCAGCGAGAGAGAATCGCGAGAGAGGAGAAGAACGGCACTCAGCGCTCAACACCAACCGGTAGCTTGAACTCAATCGATCGCGATGGCAGCGCCGGTGCTGGAAGCCCTGACCAGGGCTACACTCGCCAGCGAGGACCCAGCGTGGACCAAATACCGACACAAGCGCCTTCAAATGATTTGCCTGTAAGTTTCTCCAGCTCACTTTGATGAGCTGGCATTGCTGGGACACTGCTGACCTGTTTCCTAGCTTCGCAACGCTCCGCCCGTATCCTCGCAAAACCAGATGCCTCCCCAACAACAAATGATGAACCCTAATGCGTCACTATACCCCTGGTCGCAACGACGACTGACATATACCTCTTCACACCCGAGCCCTTTTCCCCGTTATGGAGCGGCTGTCAATTCGGTGTCGTCCAAGGAGGGCGATATATACGTGATGGGAGGTTTAATCAATAGCTCTACCGTCAAGGGCGATTTGTGGATGATCGAGGCCGGGCAGAATATGGCCTGCTACCCTCTGGCGACGACAGCCGAGGGGCCAGGACCGAGAGTTGGGCACGCAAGTTTGCTCGTTGGCAATGCCTTCATCGTCTACGGCGGTGACACCAAAGTCGATGAGATGGACGTCCTGGACGAGACACTCTATCTTCTCAACACCTGTGAGTTCAATACTAGTCATTCCCCGTGCGCCCCCTTGCGAGAAGTTGGGCAATCGCTAATCAATACCAGCCACGAGACAATGGTCGAGAGCATTGCCCGCTGGCACCAGGCCTTCCGGCCGCTACGGCCACTCTCTCAACATACTTGGATCCAAGATTTACATCTTTGGCGGTCAAATCGAGGGCTATTTCATGAACGATCTCGCTGCTTTTGACCTTAACCAGCTCCAAATGCCCAATAATCGCTGGGAGATGTTGATCCAGAACACTGAGAGTGGCGGACCGCCCGTCGGCAAAATTCCAGCTGCCCGAACCAACCACTCTGTGGTTACTTACAATGACAAGATGTATCTGTACGTAATGCGTCAAGTCTTGCGCTGGTATCACTGCTGACGTACTCTAGTTTCGGTGGTACAAACGGTTATCAATGGTTCAACGATGTTTGGAGCTACGATCCCGCCACGAACGAATGGACGCAACATGACTGCATCGGCTACATCCCAGTCCCTCGAGAGGGTCACGCTGCATCAATTGTCGACGATGTCATGTACATTTTCGGAGGACGAACGGAAGAGGGTGTTGACCTCGGAGATCTCGCCGCCTTCAGAATTACCTCGCGCCGCTGGTACACTTTCCAGAACATGGGCCCTTCACCCTCTCCCCGATCCGGTCACAGCATGACTACCGTTGGCAAGGCCGTGGTTGTTGTCGGAGGCGAACCCTCTTCGTCCCCCGCCAGCGTTGGCGACCTTGGAATAGTCTACATGCTCGATACAACAAAGATCCGATACCCAAACGATGCGGCGGCAGCACAACAACCTAATGGACCGCAGGCGAATGGCCAGCAACGCCCACAACAGGCGAGGCGGCCCAGTGCTGCAGCTGAGACAAGGAATATCTTATCACGAGACGGTTCCCAGGGTCCTCCTGATCAAAAACGACTAGTAGGTGCCCCTGGCGCACCTCGCGATGCCTCCGCCGTCAATAGCCCCACCAACGTCGTGCGAGGATCTCCCAACGGAACGGACGCGAACCCGGCGGCAGTCAACAACATGTCGAAACTCCCCAGATCTGCAGTGACATCGCCCCCGGCTGGGCCCCCGCCCCAAGGACCAACACCTGCAAAGCCTTCAGTTCAGACTGGAAACTTAGGAAGAGTTAGGGGACAGTCATCGGAGAGAGATGGATCTGTGGGTGGCTCACCGCAGATTGCCGCAGGCCAGTCTCCCGTAATACGTGAGGTTAAAGAGCCAGCGTCCAAGGACGCAGAGAGCCCAGTCACCAATGGCCGACGTACCCCTCAACAAGTCACAAGATCTGGCTCCAAGTCTGAATCTGGTCCTTCTGAGCCTTCCAAGACCAGGTCTAGGCAAGGCAGCAGGTCTCAGACCTCCGTGGATAGTACAACTGAGCCAGCTTTGAAGGCAATGCAGATTCAACAGCAAGCTCAAGTTCAACCACCACCTCAGACGCAAGCACCACCGCCTGCTCCAGTTCAACCTCCTTCTCAGGCacagccgccgccgccaacccAGAAGCAGTCGCCGATACAAGTGCAGCAACCTATCCGCCCGGCCTCGCCACCGGCTCCCACCCGTCAAGCCAGCAATCCATTGTCCCGACGATCCTCTGGCCGCACCTCACAGACTGTCGCTATACTGAAGGAGTTGGATACAGCTAGGAACCGCAACGCTTGGTATGCGTCTGAGCTTGAGTTGGCCCGAAAGGCTGGCTATGTTCCCAACGCAAGCCTCAGCCCTGTCCTTGACAGCAGAGCCGCAGAGACTTTTGATGACGAGGACAAACCCCTTATCGAGGCTCTTTTGGCCATGAGAACCGAGCTCGCCAATGTTCAGGCATCCGTTGATAAGCAAGCCATTCTCGCTGCGAAACAAATCGCCGAAGCAGAGAAGCAGCGAGACGCTGCGATTCAAGAGGCGGTATATGCTAAGGCAAGACTCGCAGCCCAGATGGGCGGGAGCGCTGCAAGCACTCCCCAGCTGGATGGCGAACGCGACGTAGATGACCGTTCCACCGAGATCAGCCGCAAGTTGGCTTCTGCCCTGAACTATCAAAAGGACCTCCAAGCCCAGCTTGAGATGATGAAATCCGAGCTTGAAGCTGAGAAACGCGCCCGCCTCTTGGCCGACGACACCACCAATGCTTCCCAGAAGCGGATGAGCGAACTCGAGTCTTACAAGACCATGACTTCTACCGAGCTCGAGCAACTCAAGGCCGAGCTGCACATGGTGCAGAAAGAAGCTAGGGAGCAGGCTGTTCAATACACAGAGGCCATGGCTGCGATTCAGCTCATGACCGTAGAGAAGGACGACTTTGAGAAGAAGTACAACGATTCCATCGGCAGCTCCAAGGAGCAGAACGATACCTTCGACTCTCTCCGTACCGCCATGGCTGCTTCCGCAGAGATGAAGGCGCTTTTGGAGGGCAAGCTGGAGGAGGAGCGCTCTCAAAGGGAGCAACTCGAGTCCAAGTTCAACAAGCTCAAGGCTGAACACGAAGCACGCACCACAGAGCTCGTAGCTGCAACTCAGCGACTGCGTGACGCTGAGGAGATCGCCGAGAAGCACGCCAACGAAGCCAAACTCCATCAGCAAGCTGTGCTGGCCGGATTCGACAAAGTCACCGCGAGGAACATCGGAGCTGACGGCAAAGCTGACGAGGGACGCGCCAAGGCATTGCAGGCCCAACTCGTCGCTGCGAACGCGCTTGTTAAGAAGTACCAGCAAGAGGCCGATGCTGCGGCTGATAAGCTTCGCACTGCGGAAGAGCGCATTGCTGGATTGGAGGTCTACCAGGAGCAGTCCAGTCGCGAAGGTGTGGCAATCAGGAGACAGCTCCAGGCGGCTCTCAGGGATACTCAATCTCTGCAGGCTAAGAACTCAGACCTGAAGCACCAACTTCAGAACCAACAGCTGGAGACCAACGCGATGACCGTGCAACACAACACCCTCAAGGACATCCTCGTAGAGCGCGGCATCAGCCCCACGGGCATGTCACGGACCCGAAGCATTGGCAGCCCGCGAGTGAACACTCCCGAGGCGGCCCGCATTCGCGATCTCGAGGATCAGCTCAACGCCGCGTTGACCGCCCACGAAGAGAATGCACAGCGCAGCACAGCTCAGCAGGAGGCCAGCGAAGCTGCGTACCGTGAAAAGCTCAGCCAATTGGAAAACGACTATCAGTCTGCTGTGCACTACGTCAAGGGTACGGAGAAGATGTTGAAGCAACTCAAGGAGCAGCTCGCCAGGTACAAGACCGAGAATGCCAAGCTCAAGAACGAGGTTATCGAGCTTGAGGATCGCGTGGAGGCATCCGCCGGCAACGACGGAAGTGCTCCTGCCAGCTGGGAAAGCGAACGCCACATTCTACAGGAGAAGATTGAGGCCCTCGAAGAAGACTTGCAGGCGTCCACGGAGCAGCTTGAATCTCAGCTCACTGCGGTCAGAAAGGAACTGGAGGATAGCAAGAAGCAACGCGAGGGCGCTCTCAAGGACGCTGAAGAAGCTTCCCGCAAACTCGCCGCCAACCGCCGGGACTTGGAGAGCCTCCAGCAGGAGAACCTCCTCCTCGAGCGTCGCGCCCAGGATGCCGAAGGCAAGGTCTCGCTGCTTCTTGACCAGGTCGAGAACTCAGTCGATAGCTACCGCCGGCAAAGTAGGCAGGCACCGAGCATGACCTCCGACCTGACCGAGAGGGGTACCAACGGCAACAGCGTGGGACACCGACGACAGGACAGCTCTGACGCGGACAGCACCTACGGTGCAGTCGCTGGCGGAGTCGACGGACGCAATAGCACTGCGTTGGACAATCTGGCCGATGAGCTCGAGACTCTGCGCACCCACTGGGAAGCCACCAACAAGAACTACCGTCTCAGCAACACTTTTGACTTTGAGGGCGCCGCAACCCCTACTCGTAAGGACGAAGAAGTCGGACTTGGCCTCAGCGAAAGCCTGGCCGACTGGCGCAAGCGACTCGACGTAGACGAACAAGCCGAGAACGACCGAGCGAAGACGAAAAGCCGACCTGACCGGCCTTAGTCTGGCGTTCTGCGACGCATGAACTCTCGCTTCTCTACGTGACAACCTCCGGCGCTCATCACTACACTTTCTGTACATTCTTTGACTGCACACGGTCCGCCGCGGTTTGCAGTCCGCAGTTGGAAGGAGTTTTCGGATTTTGGGGATTTGGTTTCGACGCGTGGGCTCTGTTCTTCGTTTCGCAATGATTCAACGTACTCACGACGAAACAACCTTCGCTTAATTCCCccgccctttttttttcatcgcgtttccttttcttttctttccgAGTTGATGGATTTCTCATTTTTTTGATGATACACTACACACAACCATGACCTCTGCTTGCTTGTTCGCCGTGGACGTACGAGAGCAGGCCAGGCGCATAAGGGTCACTTCTATTCTTTGAGATGGGTGGATGACACTATCAGAAAGATTGAGCACGCGTGCCCAGTtgcctttttttcttttcttttaccATAATGTACAATACTGTTGTTTTTTTCCTGAGAAGCCTCATCCTGATGCTGAAGGGTTTCATCCCCTTCACGTCAAGAATATGGGGGAGGCAAAAAAAAATGAAGAGGAAGCGCGCGCGCAGGACGTTTGATGACTGATCAACGAGTGGAGCGGGGCTGGCTCAGAGGGGCAAAAGATAACGACAATAAGCGACCGTCGAGGATTCTCCCGTGCGGTTTTGATAACAAATTCTTTTTTCACAATGCGTTCATACATACTGAAGATGGGGCTGGTGATTCCTGATGGCTTGTGATGATGGTTGGGGTTTAGCAGCGTGACGATATCTACCTAGGGTTTGGTCAAACGATGAGACGATTGTTACCAATGGATGCGTCTGATATTGTGATGTGATGGACCCACGTTTGTGTGTATAGGCGTGTGTTTTCCAAACCAAGTCGATGCCCGCATAAGGAGCTTGCTCCCTGTTATCGTCAACAGCAGTTCTCACTGTTGGGCAGGCGGGTAAGAGCCATTGTTGAGCTCCTCAGGGTGATGGATACTCTAAAGAGATAGTTGAGATCGGTTCTTGGCTAGACGGTCTCCCCCTTTTCCATCACAGAGGTCGCGGTACCATGCTCAGCAAAGCACGGATCTGGTTCCTGTAGTCTTTTTCTTGACGTACTGTCTGTCTTCTAGAGACGGTTGGTGTTGGGGGGTATATCTCATCGTTACCCGGCGTTTAGGCGTCAAGGCGTCAAGGGGAACGGGGTATATGATGTGCGCCTTGATTTTACTCTTTTGCGGGCAGGCCAGTTTTGCGGAAGCCTGTTGGAGCCGTGGTGCCGAGTGGACAGAGTTGACTGACGTGACGGGAACTTTCCGACACGTCGAGGTAGGCTTTTATGTTGTAGTCCTGTGACTGATCCTCGTAGAGGGAGACTTCTTGAGCGTTGAATCATGCTCGAGCACACTATCCCTTGTGTATTCGCGTCGTTATACTCTCACGAAGCGGCTGGCTACTGGGCGATACACGGCTTCATTTTTTTCCTAGGGTAGACGTTGAAACGAAACAGACTCAGCGAGTTAGCTTTTTTGCCAACTCTGTACAGCGTGATCGGCCCCTCGGGAGGGAGAGGACGCCTTCCCTTCTCAGCCTGGCAGCAATAGGACGCTGACATGCTGGTCTCGGTGTCGAATGGACTACACAGCATCTGGAGCTCGAGGTGTacattatatagtactacgaCAGATGAGGCTTGCCCCCTGTGGGTTTTCCCTTGGATAGCTTTGGTGTATATATAGGATATCCATACTGATCTTGAGGGTAAAGAGTGCAGAAGAGATCCAAGATTTCGGGTGAGGAAACTTCATTGGTGAATTGCTCCCATGCTTGACGTCGTTCGAAATGTTTCCGTCTTATAGTTCAACATCCAACCCACCAAGGCTAGAGATTTCCTCATCGCGAGGCTGTATCTTCGTATATACATATTGGCGGCGGACTAGAATTGAGATAACAAAGGTTTATCAAGGCTACCTACCTGAGAATGCTCTTTGCTATCTTATCACCTGGAGATCCTGTACATTCAACGGTATTAATGTCAAAGTGCACTCCAACGCAGCGCAGTTGACCTGGACAGGGTCTAGTACTCATGTACTTCAACCCATATCGAATTGGCGGTGCCCGGGAAGACAAACATTCCGGAGTCCCTTCCCTCCTTAAATATGATATCCAGCCAAGGGCTGGAGCAGTGTTTCTCGATAGTACTCCCCACTGAAGATGGGATCTGTAGCCCCAGGAAACATGAAGTGGCTTAATCCGAGTGAACCCTCCTTTGCATCGACACATTTGGATACGTCGGCTTCCTCAAACCTAAGAGGCCACAAGGTATAGTGAAAGAGGTAGGTACTCTTCCAGAATAGTAACGCCAGTTTGTCCTCTCTCGAAGCCAACCCAAGATCTCTCTTGATCACCGCGGCAGGTGGGAGCGGTAATCAGTGTTTGCTCTAGGATTGCATGGGAAACTTTTGATCAGGTTACCCGATCTCCTTTGCGAATCATGTTAAGCTTCCCGGCTATAGCACCAGTTGCGCCAAGGAGAAGCAACTTTAACATACCAATGAGAAAATTCTACCGGTACCACAGAACGCCTACAAGACAAGAACACATCCATCCTCATTACCTCACCAGCATCCCTACCTCCGAAAGCGTACACTAGGTTTTCCTTTACCTCACCATGACTAAAAGCAATCCTCCCTCTCACCCCACAAACCACCACCTCGGAACCTCGTTCCACCGCACCACCGATCAAGACCCCTAACGCGGGGGTGGAAAGTGTGACGTGGAGTCACGCGTGGAGCCGGGCGGTTCAAAAATCCCACAGCCAGGGTTTCGAAGACATCGGGGTCGGGGGGTCCTGGCAGATCAAACAGGGAAGTCGCCCGGAGCAGCGGCGGACGGACTGGGACCCACATACCCTTTCCGGCTCCGCAGCGTCTCCGGCGAGGCGGTCGAGTCGGTACCCCACCCCATGCCACCTCAAGCCAGGTAGTCCGTGCTCTCACCGACGGATAACGGCCTTTTGAGTCTttgacccccccccccccccctcgtGCCCTTGAATCTCGATGCTTGGATCATTCCAAGGCAGACGCGGCACGAACCCCGCCATCTCGCCCGTTTTCCCCGCCCCCTTTCCCCCCTCTCTGTACTACAGTCTTCTCCTGTCGCTCATTCACTGCCTTTGTGTAGCCTCAGATGGTCAGCTGGAATTAGACAGGCACATATCACAGCTCGCATCACAGCTCGCATCACAGTACGTCCTAATCAGATGAAATCATGTTCAAGCATAAAAGAGGTATCTCAGTTTATATCATCCGGTTGCAGAGCTCTAGGTATAACAAGATCCAAAGTGATAAACCCTCTGAATTCCCCAGTCCCATCTCCTCCCGCAAAAAGAAATCATGTGTCGCCGGCGCTTGTCCAGGTCTCTCAAAGACGCCCTTCTAGAACGCTTGGAAAATGGAATCCTTATCCCGCCCACAAAGTCTGAAGACGCCCAGATACGTAACCGTACGCTCATTGTAAGCAAGAAAGGTCCCAGTCATGCTCGTAAAATAAGATCCGCCTCTCCGCGTCAAAGCAGCTTCGTGATATCCTTCGACTTTGGTCGGACTCCTTCAAAGTCTCCTTCATTACTCGGCGCATTAGGTCATGTATCCGTACTGACGAGCGCTCTAGTAGTCCTCGGTTCATTCGAGATTCGATTCGAGTGGGAATCCATCTTGGATGCACCGTAGGTATCGCCGGCCTCGCATGCAGGATATCGAGTAAGCAAAGCATATAGCCCAAATTATCTTTCTTCGTGTAGGCGGACCAAAAACAGAAGACCGCCGCGCAGTGACCAGTAATCGTGGCCATGGTGGTATCAAACAAAATTCGTGAAAATAACAGCCAATAAATTCATGATGCGCCGTGACCATATCAAAAGTCAGATAGACCTTGGAACAGAAAATTAGCGTGCCACGACCCCACCGCCCCTATCGGGGAGTAGGTTAGAGAGAGCCTTCGTGCAAGAAGCAAATACTGCCACTCGCTACTATCGTCTGGTCGTTGCGTGAGGGAGATTCGCATCTCCTTTACAGACTCATCGTAAGCCATTCCCACTCCTGCGGACCGGAAGCAGGGCCTCCTGGGTTCATCATCTGGCCATTCTGGCCCCCAGGCATGCCCATCATGCCAGTCCCCATCATGGGGCGTTGAGTCATTCCGAAGCCATTGGCCAAGCCCAGCGAGCCCGCCGTCGGCATGCTCGCAAGACCAGTGGCGGATCCAAGTGACTTTGCAGCCTCGTTGGGAGATCCGGTCGAGGTCTCGGGGCTGTCCACGTCCATGCCTGCGAGGCCTTCGCTGCCAGCACTCTTGCTGTGACGACGCTGGCGCTTGGACGAGCCTGAAGAAGAGGACGTTCCGGCATTGCGTGACAGGGCTGCAGCACCGGGCCCAGGGGTGTTTTTGGGTGGTGCAGCAGCAATCGGCACGACGCCCTTTCCTCCAGCAGCAGCGCCGGTAGAGGAGCCTGTGCCATAGCTTGTCGGCGTGCTACCCGCCGTGTTTCCGCCCGATGCGGCACCGCTAGCAGGGCTCTCCCCCTCGTTCGCACTACCGGCTCGAGCGGCAGCAGGTGGTGTAGTGACGTTGTTCGCCGGAGTAGAGACCGCAAGCGTTGAGTTCTTGCGGGAGCCCGGGCCCGAGACGCTCGCTGCGTTCTTCTTCGATCTCGTGCTTGTCCCCCCTACAGGCAAACTGGCTCCAGAACCGCGGTTCCTCTTCTTAATCACGTCCGTCTTCAAACTCAGAGGACGAACAACCCCGTGCAACTTGAGGAACAAACCGCAGGCGTTGCAGAGGGGTTGACCCTCGGGATTGCGTCGCCATAGTGGCGTGGTCTGAGTGAAGCAGTTGGTGCAAGTTGTCGGGGCGTTGCCTTCGCCTTGAGCACCAGCAGCGGCCTGTAGGTTGGTTGTGGAGCCCGACTTAGAACCGGGAGGAGAAGACGGCCGGCTGGGAGCGACGGAGGAGAAGCCAGACACCGTGCCATTGTTCTCCGGTGGGGAGTTGGGCGTAGATTGTGCCATGCGGTCAAAGGGGTTTCCGTTGCGGCCGAGATGACCGGCGGGCGTGGACGCCGTGCGCGGGACCTTGCCGCCCCTCCTGTCGGATCCTTGCCTGAAGGACTGCGACTGAGACCTCGGCAGGTTACCGCCTTCCCAATCGTTGTCAACGTAGTCCGTTGTGGTACCGCCGATCGTAACCTGCTTTCGCGGGGGACCGCCGGGATAGCGCGCCGCTTGTGTGCTGTACTGACCGGGCAGAGAAGGATCCCAGCCCAATGAGTTGCTCTCGTCCATCGGTCCCGGGGAGAAGTCCTGAGACGACATGACCAGGTTGCGATCAGCAAAGGCGCCGCCATCCTCCTCGTCCGAGTCGGCGCCAAAGGTGAACATGCCCTCGTTAGGGAGCGACATGCCAGGAGAGCGCACTGGATGGTCAGACTGGAAGACTTGTGTCGGGTCGATGTGCCCAAATGGGCTCGGTGCGCTGCTGGAGGCGAAGACAGACTCCGTGGTAGGCGCGGAGGCAGGGAACATGGGGTTGCCGttggtgttgttgttgtACATGAATTGCTGGTTCATTTGGTTTCCCATGCTCTGACCGCCTTGTCGGAATTGTTGTGACCTTTGGCCACGGATATCCATGGAGCCAAAGTAGAAGCCGTCGTTATCAGTCATGGCGTGCGGTGTGGTGACGGTGGAATGATAAGCCGATCCTGGGGGCGAATAGAAATCTGAGGGGTTCAGAGAAGAGGATTGAACCGAAGATCCGTTGTAAACACTGGAAAACGGGCCGTGGGGTATCATGGGTGAGGTGGATGGTGAGAAAGAGAAGTTCTGTTGGAAGGGGCCGGCGGAGGTGATGATAGGGTCATTTTCGATGTTGTAGGTATCTAGTGGGAAAGGAACACCGTTCTGATGCGGGTTCTGCGACATATTGTTCTGGTTGGCGTTATCGAGAGAATATTCGTGAGGTTCTGAATCCGCATC is a window encoding:
- a CDS encoding kelch domain-containing protein, coding for MAFLFKSKKNQDRALASRDGNSGGSQGSIQSQRERIAREEKNGTQRSTPTGSLNSIDRDGSAGAGSPDQGYTRQRGPSVDQIPTQAPSNDLPLRNAPPVSSQNQMPPQQQMMNPNASLYPWSQRRLTYTSSHPSPFPRYGAAVNSVSSKEGDIYVMGGLINSSTVKGDLWMIEAGQNMACYPLATTAEGPGPRVGHASLLVGNAFIVYGGDTKVDEMDVLDETLYLLNTSTRQWSRALPAGTRPSGRYGHSLNILGSKIYIFGGQIEGYFMNDLAAFDLNQLQMPNNRWEMLIQNTESGGPPVGKIPAARTNHSVVTYNDKMYLFGGTNGYQWFNDVWSYDPATNEWTQHDCIGYIPVPREGHAASIVDDVMYIFGGRTEEGVDLGDLAAFRITSRRWYTFQNMGPSPSPRSGHSMTTVGKAVVVVGGEPSSSPASVGDLGIVYMLDTTKIRYPNDAAAAQQPNGPQANGQQRPQQARRPSAAAETRNILSRDGSQGPPDQKRLVGAPGAPRDASAVNSPTNVVRGSPNGTDANPAAVNNMSKLPRSAVTSPPAGPPPQGPTPAKPSVQTGNLGRVRGQSSERDGSVGGSPQIAAGQSPVIREVKEPASKDAESPVTNGRRTPQQVTRSGSKSESGPSEPSKTRSRQGSRSQTSVDSTTEPALKAMQIQQQAQVQPPPQTQAPPPAPVQPPSQAQPPPPTQKQSPIQVQQPIRPASPPAPTRQASNPLSRRSSGRTSQTVAILKELDTARNRNAWYASELELARKAGYVPNASLSPVLDSRAAETFDDEDKPLIEALLAMRTELANVQASVDKQAILAAKQIAEAEKQRDAAIQEAVYAKARLAAQMGGSAASTPQLDGERDVDDRSTEISRKLASALNYQKDLQAQLEMMKSELEAEKRARLLADDTTNASQKRMSELESYKTMTSTELEQLKAELHMVQKEAREQAVQYTEAMAAIQLMTVEKDDFEKKYNDSIGSSKEQNDTFDSLRTAMAASAEMKALLEGKLEEERSQREQLESKFNKLKAEHEARTTELVAATQRLRDAEEIAEKHANEAKLHQQAVLAGFDKVTARNIGADGKADEGRAKALQAQLVAANALVKKYQQEADAAADKLRTAEERIAGLEVYQEQSSREGVAIRRQLQAALRDTQSLQAKNSDLKHQLQNQQLETNAMTVQHNTLKDILVERGISPTGMSRTRSIGSPRVNTPEAARIRDLEDQLNAALTAHEENAQRSTAQQEASEAAYREKLSQLENDYQSAVHYVKGTEKMLKQLKEQLARYKTENAKLKNEVIELEDRVEASAGNDGSAPASWESERHILQEKIEALEEDLQASTEQLESQLTAVRKELEDSKKQREGALKDAEEASRKLAANRRDLESLQQENLLLERRAQDAEGKVSLLLDQVENSVDSYRRQSRQAPSMTSDLTERGTNGNSVGHRRQDSSDADSTYGAVAGGVDGRNSTALDNLADELETLRTHWEATNKNYRLSNTFDFEGAATPTRKDEEVGLGLSESLADWRKRLDVDEQAENDRAKTKSRPDRP
- a CDS encoding GATA zinc finger, which gives rise to MDSSQSPEEMQKDDPLATQVWKLARSAPAPAPPAATPAATFNVNPPSGIAQLRKSSEQNVNHPEPMNLDDFIFSENIATPVTNPSPQPTTKHHEEKNQMHPSFASAIPIKSRKDSAAQQHFVPQSVPFPPHHQKTHDEFNYITRHHRKTSIDERRTRKRPADFSPHVPAVNSTTTTTNDLDADSEPHEYSLDNANQNNMSQNPHQNGVPFPLDTYNIENDPIITSAGPFQQNFSFSPSTSPMIPHGPFSSVYNGSSVQSSSLNPSDFYSPPGSAYHSTVTTPHAMTDNDGFYFGSMDIRGQRSQQFRQGGQSMGNQMNQQFMYNNNTNGNPMFPASAPTTESVFASSSAPSPFGHIDPTQVFQSDHPVRSPGMSLPNEGMFTFGADSDEEDGGAFADRNLVMSSQDFSPGPMDESNSLGWDPSLPGQYSTQAARYPGGPPRKQVTIGGTTTDYVDNDWEGGNLPRSQSQSFRQGSDRRGGKVPRTASTPAGHLGRNGNPFDRMAQSTPNSPPENNGTVSGFSSVAPSRPSSPPGSKSGSTTNLQAAAGAQGEGNAPTTCTNCFTQTTPLWRRNPEGQPLCNACGLFLKLHGVVRPLSLKTDVIKKRNRGSGASLPVGGTSTRSKKNAASVSGPGSRKNSTLAVSTPANNVTTPPAAARAGSANEGESPASGAASGGNTAGSTPTSYGTGSSTGAAAGGKGVVPIAAAPPKNTPGPGAAALSRNAGTSSSSGSSKRQRRHSKSAGSEGLAGMDVDSPETSTGSPNEAAKSLGSATGLASMPTAGSLGLANGFGMTQRPMMGTGMMGMPGGQNGQMMNPGGPASGPQEWEWLTMSL